The sequence GTCGCCTCACTGCCATGGATGCCCGCGCCGAGCTGGAGGTCCATCAGGACGACATCGGGGGCGAGCTCGCGCGCCGCCTCGACGCCCTCCTCTCCGGTGGCGGCCTCACCGACCAGCTCGAAGTCGGGCTGCCCGGCGAGCATCGCGCGGATCCCCGAGCGCACCACGGGGTGGTCGTCCACGAGGAGGAGCCTGATCGGTCCCGTCATCGGCCGGCTCCCTCGACGACTGGCAGGGGGAGCATGGCCGCGATCGCCGTGCCCTCCCCCGGCGTGGACTCGACGGTGAGGCTCCCTCCCAGCGCGGCCACCCGGTCACGCATGGCGCGCAGGCCGTACCCGGTGCCCGCCGTACGGGCCGGGGTCCGTGCCGGGTCGAAGCCGCGGCCGTCGTCGTAGACATCCAGCACGATCATGTCTTCCAGATAGGTCAGGGTCACGCTGGCGTGCTCGGCCTCGGAGTGGCGGCTGACGTTACCCAGCGCGCCCTGAGCGATACGCAGCAGCGCGAGGTCGTAGTCGGCCGACAGCGGCACCGGCGTGCCCGACACCTCAAACCGCACCCGGGTAGCGGTACCCGCGGCGGCCGAGTCACTGATCCTGCGCAACGCGGCGGTCAAGGAGGAGTGCTGCAGGGCGGGCGGAGCCAGCGCGCGGACGAAGTTGCGCGCCTCCTCCAGGTTCTCCTGGGCGGCGCGCTCGGCCTCGGTGATACGCCACCCGGCCTCGTCGGGCCGGTCGGCGAGGTCGCGACGGGCGGCGCGCAGCAGCAGGATGATGCTGGACATGCCCTGGGCGAGGGTGTCGTGGATCTCCCTGGCCAGCCGCTCGCGCTCGGCCAGACGCGCCGATTCGCTCTCCACCCGCACCAGCTTGCCGCGGGTGGCGACCAGGTCTTCGATGAGCAGGCGGCGCTGCTCACTCTCGGAATAGAGGGCCTTGTAGACCAGCCCCATGAGGGTCGCCACCACCGCGCCGATGGTCGGCCCGATCACCTGCGGGGCGGTCAGACCGCCCGCGTGCCAGCTGGCCGCGGCGACAGCCGCAGCGGTGAGCACGATGACACCGGGCAGCGCGACCAGCAGCGGCAGCAGGTGCAGGTAGGCGAAGAACAGCGGGAAGGCCAGCCAGACGAACCGCGGTGAGCTCAGCGCCAGCGCCGCCCAGCCCAGCGTCACCGCCACCAGCCAGATGCGTCCCAGCAGCAGATGCGTGGGGCCGCCGAAGTGCGGCAGCCGCCCCTCGATGACGATCCCCGCCGCATACAGCACACCGAGCAGGACGCCCCAGGTCACGAGGGCCGTGCGGCCCTCGTGCGCGACCCCGGCGACAGCGATCACCAGGAGGACCGCGAAGGTCCCGTGGATGGCCCACCTGAGCAGCTTGAGCGCCGGCGGAAACGGAAAGTTCATCATTTCTCACTAAGAGTAGGTGATGACCTAATGCGGCGCATCGTGCAAAAGATGTATTGCGGCTGTCCGAAAGAGCCAACCCGGACGGATCGTCTTCACGATGTGCGAGGAAGGCCCGCTGCCGCAGGCTGGAAAGCGTCCAGACCAACCCACTCCATATCAACAGGGGATGCGCCGTGTTCGTGGCGATCAGAGACCTGCGTTTCGCCAAAGGACGGTTTGCCCTCATGGGCGCCGTCGTCCTTCTCATCACACTCCTGGTGACCATGCTGTCCGGCCTGACCGCAGGACTGGCACAGGACAACATCTCGGCCATCGGCCAGCTGCCGGCCGACCGGATCGTTTTCTCCGCCGGCAAAGGCACGAACGGCGATCTCGCCAAGCCCTCCTTCTCCGACAGCCGCATCACCGACAAGACCTGGCAGGAGTGGCAGAAAGTGGACGGCGTCCCGTCCGCCGAGCGGCTCGGCATCACGATGGGACGGCTCACCTCCGGCACCGATGACGAGAGCAGCACGGCGGCCGCGGTGTTCGGCGTCCAGCCCGGGGGTGAGCTGGCCAAGGGATCCGGCGGCGTCGTCGACACCGGCAAGGTGGTGCTCTCCTCCGGCCTCGCCAAGAAAAGCGGGCTGACCACCGGGGCCAAAGTGCAGATCTTCGGCCGCGACTTCACCGTCGCGGGCTCCGGGGGCGCCGCCTCCTACAGCCACACGCCCGTCGCCTGGATCAGCATCGGCGACTGGGAGTGGATGGGCCGCCAGGGCGGCGCCGACACCGTGGCGACGGTCCTCGCGCTGCGCACAGCTGCGGACCCCGACTTCTCCGCCGCCGACGAGCGCCTGCGCACTACCACCGTGGCCATCGCCGACGCCCCGGCCGCCATCGGCTCCTTCTCGTCGGAGAACGGCTCGCTGCAGCTCATGCGCGCCTTCCTGTTCGCCATCTCCGCGCTGGTCATCGGCGCCTTCTTCACGGTGTGGACCATCCAGCGACGGGGCGACGTCGCCGTACTGAAGGCACTCGGAGCCAGCACCGCCTACCTGCTGCGCGACGCGCTCGCCCAGGCCGTCATCGTGCTCCTGCTCGGCGCCGGGATCGGCGGCGCGATCGGCGCGGGGGTCGGCGCGCTGGCCGAGGGCACCGTCCCGTTCGTCCTGTCCGCCGCCACCACCATCGTGCCCGTCACCGTAATGATCCTGCTCGGCGCCCTCGGAGCCGCGCTGGCCATCCGCAAGATCACCTCTGTCGACCCGCTCACCGCGCTTGGAGCCTCCCGATGACCCTCAAGCTCACCGACATCGTCCTGACCTACCCCGACGGTGACCGCACGCTGACCGCGCTCGACCACGTCGAGCTCGCCGTCGCCCCCGGCGAGTTCACCGCCGTCGTCGGCCCGTCCGGCTCCGGCAAGTCCAGCCTGCTCGCCATCGCCGCCACCCTCATCACCCCCGCCTCCGGCACGGTCTCGGTGGCCGGGCACGACGTGACGAACGCCAGCCAAGTGGCCAGGACCCGCATCCGCCGCGACCACATCGGCATCGTCTTCCAGCAGTCCAACCTGCTGGCCTCGCTCACCACCCTGGACCAGCTGCTGGTCATGGCCGACCTGTCGGGCCGCTCCACCCGCGAGGCGGCGGTGCGAGCGCGTGAGCTGCTGCTGGCCATGGACCTGGCGTCCAAGGAGGACAAGCGCCCTCACCAGCTGTCCGGCGGCGAGCGGCAGCGCGTCAACATCGCCCGCGCCCTGATGAACCGGCCAGAGGTGCTCCTGATCGACGAGCCCACCAGCGCGCTCGACCACCGCCGCGGCGAGCAGATCGTGTCCCTGCTGGCCGACCTGACCAGGGAGCACGGCCTGGCCACCGTCATGGTCACGCATGACCTGGCCACGCTCGCGATGGTGGACAGCGTGCTGACGATGGCCGACGGCAAGCTCACCGCCGGAGCCGTCACCTCCGTGGGCTGAGCGCCTGGCAGATGGCGCCTTGTGCCGTGCCTAAACTCACGCACCGGCTCCAACCTGGTGTTTCACAAGATCCCTAGGCCGCTCTCCTGTACTCGTTTATCAACCCTCCGATGGCCTGTCGGCTGGGTATTCCCAGGTGGACTGGGCCACCTGGGAATACACCGAAGTGATGCGGCGTGTCGCCGCGCGAGCGGTATCGGTGATCAACCCGGCGGCATGGTTGATCGACGATCATCCCTTCGTCCGTTACGGTCACTGCACCGCGGGAGCGATCGTGCAGCACTGCGGGGAACGCGAGCAGCACCTGTGCCAGGTCGCGGTCTCGGTCCATGCGGTGTCCGAGACCGGTTCCACCCCGCTGCACTGGCGGTTGTTCATCCCACAGGTATGGGCCGACGATCCTGAACGCCGCACGAAGGCAGGGATCCCACCCCCACTCACGCATCGGACCAAGCAGCAGATCGCGCTGGAGTTACTGGACGAGATCGCCGAGTGGGGGCTGAGGCCGCCCGTGGTCGTCGCCGATAGCGACTACGGCACCAACGTCGCGTTCCGCAACGGGCTCACTGAGCGCGGGATCCGCTGGCTGGTTGCGGTCAACGGCGACACGACAGTCCTCCCGGTCACGGGAGCGCCGATCACGGCCTGGGCCAAACGGCGGCCGGCCATCGGGGTCGGTGAGCCGGCCCGAGCCAGCCAGGGCCGGGCCCGTCGATTCGTCTACCGCCCGAAGACGGCGGATCATTCTGCCCGCTGCGGGTGGTTCACCGCGATCCCCGTCCACATCGCGGGGATCATCGAACGAGGACACATCGCCACCACCGAGCAGCGCCTGCTACCCGAGCGCACGCTGCTGGTCCAATGGCGACGCAGGCACGACACTGAACCGTTTCGTGCCTGGATCACCGACCTGCCCGCGGATACTCCGCTGTCTGTCGTCGATGGGCGAAGCCACCCTCGCCCAGATGCTGCTCCAGTACAAGGTCGAGCGGTTCTACACCGCCGAGGCGGCGCTTCTGGACCATCATCGCTATGAGGAATGGCTCGGGCTCTTCACCGATGACACCCACTACTTCATGCCGATCCGCCGCACCGTGCCCCGGCGCGAGCTGCACAAGGAATTCACCAAGCCGGGGGAGATGGCCTTCTTCGACGACGACAAGGACATGCTCACCGGCCGGGTGCTGAAGCTGAGGACCGGGACCGCCTGGGCTGAGGACCCGCCGTCGCGGACGCGGCACCTGATCACCAACGTCCGGATCGTCGAGGACGACGCGGCCGGGCTCACCGTCGAGTCGAACTTCCTCCTCTACCAGACGCGACTGAAGATGCGCCGTCACCTTGACGACGTCGGAGAAGTCGAGGCCGCGGGCGGCGAGCAAGGCGCTGAGGTTGCGCAGCACCTGTTGTGTCTACTCGGTGATGGTGTCGCCGACGACCTCGCCGGTGGCGGGATCATGCGGCCCCGTGCCGGGAAGCTGAGGGATCGGCGGACGTCGTGGGCGTGTCGGCGAATGCCTGTCCCACTATCAACGGGACAGAGATTGCCGCCGCGGCTGCTGCGGCAAGGACTCGACGTCGCCGGCTCGGGCGAACGTGCCGGCTTCCAAGGAGTGTCCTCAGGCGGGCCCACTACAGCAAGTGAACGAGCGACTGAGTGATCGCTTCGTGGCGCGATCTCGCGCGGCCATCGCAGCAGGCGGCCACTCAGGGAACCGGCGATGGTCGGCAAGGCGGCCGTTCTCCTTGTCCGGACCGACCTGAACCGATGGTGTCCATCGGGTTTGCCGCGTCTGATCTCCCGGTCGACGGCCCCCGCCCATCGAGTTCCGACTCACTCCCGAGATGCCGTCGACGTCGCCCGCCCCGGTATAGACCGGCTGTGGCAACAGCCACCGTTGTTGCGAATCCGATACATGGCGGTATAGACCAAAACTTTAACTTTTGCTTACCCTGACAGCCTGAGACCCCTACATAAGGGATCTATCCGCCGCCCAAGGCCGCCAACCGGTATAGACCGGTATAGACCAGCCACCCCCAATAGCAAGGCGGTAATCGAGATGAGCAAGAAGATCGCCGGGACGGTCGGTCTCCTGGCCGCGTGAACTCCCCTACCACCACATCAGGAAGCTGCACGGACGCTGCAGCGTCGAGCGGGTTCGCCGGACATGTCCAATAAATGCCCGAACGCGGCCCGTGCTGGAGGTATGCGGTACCCCGATTTAAGGAGTGACGTGAAGATCTCGTTCCTATCGGCGAAGCGCGAGCAGAGAAGGGACCGTGGCGCAAGTCGACGGCCTCGGGCCCGCGCGGTCTCTGCTTTGACAATCGGTGCGCTCCTCGCCACATCCCTCACCGGTGTCATGGCGAACGCCGCACTGGCCGGCACGGTGTCGACCTCGCCAGCATCACCCCAGATTTTCCCCCTCCCGGTTTCGATGAGCACCACGGCCGAGAGCGTCAATCTCGCCCTCCTGCCGGGTGTGGTCGCCTCCGCCAAGTCTCAACGTATGACCTGGCCCGATGCGACGTACGTGCCCGCCAACGCCATCGACGTCTTCGTCCACAACGGTTGGACCTCGAACTATGCGTCGGTCGGGGATGGCTATGACCCGACCCAGGACTGGTTCCAGGTCAAGCTGGCCAAGCCCGCCCCGGTCTACGAGGTGTTCAGCCTCTGGACGTCGCCGGCCAAGCCGACGGAGTACGACCTACAGGTCGCCACGGACGCCGGCTGTCAGACGTGGTCGACGGTCGCCCACGTGGTGAATCCGAGCGACAAGGATTCCCAGGTGATCGATCGCAAGGACCCGATCTCCTGCGTCCGGATGCAGGCCCTGGCCACGAATTCCAAGACCGGATACACGATCAACGAGTTCGAGGTATGGTCCGGCCCCAAGCCGGCGCCAGTCGTGGGTCAAATCATTCCCGTGCCGGTGCAGCAGACGCCCGGCACCGGTCAGCCGTGGGAGCTCACGGCTAAATCCCGGATCGTGGTCTCCGACAGTGGCCTCGCTGCCACGGCTGAGGTTCTTGCGGGCTACCTGCGGCCGGCTACCGGGTACGAACTCCCCGTGGCGACAGGTTCTGCCACCGCCGCCGATATCGCCCTCACCCTCGCGCCAGTACCCGGCCTTCCACAGGGCAACGAGGTCGCCGCGGCCGAAGGCTACTCCCTCACGGTGTCAAGTGCGGGCGTAAACGTCGTGGCCCCGAACGCGCACGGCCTGTTCAACGGCTTTCAGACCCTTCGGCAGTTGTTGCCGGCGGCGAGCCACTCGCCTTCTATCGGCGTGGGGCCATGGACGGCACAGCCCATAACGGTCGTGGACTACCCACGTTATGCGCATCGAGGTCTCCAACTCGACCCTGCCCGTAACTTCCTGACGGTGGCCGAAGTAAGGTCCATGATCGACCAACTGGCAGCGTTGAAGGGCGACCGACTGCACCTGCACCTGAGCGACAGCCAGTCCTGGCGCCTTGAGATCAAGGGCTACCCGGCACTGGACGGCACCGGGTGCAACGGGGCGGGCTGCCTGGCGGGTTTCTACACGCAAGAGGACTTCAAGGACTTGGTCAAGTACGCGGCCGATCGGTTCATCGAGATCGTCCCCGAACTGGAGGGCCCGGCCCATGCCACGGCGGCAGTCACAGCCCTGGGCGGCCGCGCGGTCATGGGTTGCCAAGGCCAGACCCAGACCGACCGGTTTTGCACCAATCCGAATGACCCGGCCAGTGCGCGGGCCCTCGCGTTCTGGAGAGACGCGATCGCGCAGCTTGCCGCGATCTCTCCCGCACCCGTCATCCACATCGGCGGGGACGAGGCCATCGGGATGCCCCACGAGGACTACAAGTGGTGGATCCGGCAGATGGAGATCATCGTCAACGACAACGGCAAGCGGATGATGGGCTGGAACCCAGCGCTGGAAGGATACGCACCGAATTCCACCTCCATCAACCATTACTGGTCCGACTACACCGGCGGTGGGCCCGCTCTCATCAAGCCTGAGTGGTTCAACCAAGGCCGGGACGTCATCGTGACCCCGGAATACAACGCCTATCTCGACTTCGGGTATGACGGGTCCCCCGGCAGGACGCCGCGGACGGAACTTCTCCAGTCCTACTCGTGGGACCCGGAATGGGTGTACGAAAAGTACCGGTCGGTCTGGGCTCAACCCGCCTACGGCGGGCCGAAGGCGGAGGACGTCCTCGGTATCGAGGCGCCCATCTGGGGCGAGCAGATGCGTGGGCTGGCCACGAACGAGTACATGGTCTTCCCGCGGCTAGCCGGAATCCTCGAAAAGGCCTGGTCCCCCAAAGCGCTCACCCAGGACTACGACGCGTATCGGCAGCGGCTCAGCGTAGCCGGACCCCGGTGGGCGTTCGCGAACGTGAACTACGGCACCATATCCCAGGTCACCTGGAGCACGGCGGCGATGGGGACGGTCGCCCGTTTCGGCGTGGACAAGACCCTGAGCAATGCGCCCCTGGCGCGTATGACCGCCGGCTCGATTCCGCCCGGTAATGTCGCGGCCGTGATCGATTGGGGCGACGGATCCCCGACGGAGCCGGCCGGCATCGCGGGGCGCGATTACGTGGCAAGCCAACGGCAGGGTAGAAGCCTGATGTCGGTCAGCGGGAGCCACACCTATCCGGCGGACCAGGTGTACCACGGAACCGTCACCTACAGTTATCAGGACCAGACCTGGGTCGTGCCGTTCACAGCGACCGGCGTCCCGTCCTGCACGAAGACGATCATCGGGCCCCACTCTGGCCCATTGACCGTCTCCTCGGGTGTCACGTGCCTCGATGACGCGACGATCACCGGACCCGTGACCGTGCGTACAGGTGCCGGGCTTTACGCGTCCGGGTCCGAAGTGCGCGGCCCGCTGACGACGTCCGGGGCCGTCGACGTTCTGCTGTGCGGTACCACAGTGTCCGGGCCGGCCACCCTGACCGGTGGGGCGCGGGTCTGGCTCGGCAACCACAAGGGGAACTGCGCGCCGGCGACGATCAAGGGCCCGGTGACGGTCACCGGCATGACGGGTCAGGTGACGATCGACGGCTCGACGGTTAGTGGCCCGCTCGTCCTGCAGAACAACACGGCGGCGACGATTGTCGCTGGTAACCACATTGGCGGGCCACTGTCGTGCGCGGGGAACTCCCCTGCGCCGAGCAACGCCGGCCAGCCCAATACCGTGTCCGGCCCGAAGTCGGGGCAGTGCGCCGGGCTGTAGACGGACGAAATGACCGGCAAAGGCGTTAAGCCCGGTAGGTGAACGCTGGTCACGGCGGCCCTCCCGCATTCGTGAGATGGGAGGGCCTGTACCGCTTCAAAAGTCGTCGCCGGGTGCTTGACCTGCAGGTCGACCTGAGGTGGCAGTGCGGGCAAGATCGGTTCTTATGTCTCTCCGTCTCCTCTACTTGCTCATGATGCGGTTGTTCGGCTGGCTGGCGCTGCTGGGCCGGAGCGAAGCGATCAAGAATGTCGAGATCATGATGCTCCGTCATGAGGTGGCGGTGCTGCTGCGTCAGGTCGCTCGGCCGAAGCCGGACTGGGCCGATCGGGCGGTGCTGGCCGCGCTAGCGCGGTTCTTGTCGCCCGCCCTGCGTGCTCATCGGCTGGTTACGCCGGACACGCTGCTGGCGTGGCACCGTCGCTTGGTCCGACGCCGGTGAACGTATCCGAACCGGCCCGGTCGTCCTCGGACGAGCAAGGAGATCCGGGATCTGGTGGTACGTCTGGCGCGGGAGAACCCGGCATGGGGATATCGACAGGTATAGGGCGAACTCGTCCGGCTCGGCTACCAGGTCAGTGAAGCGACAGTGCGGCGAATCCTGCGAGCCGGCCAGCCAGGTCCGGCTTCCCGAAACATCGACACCTCGTGGCGAACGTTCCTGCGTACCAGGCGAAAGAGCTGCTGGCCTGCGACTTCTTTCACGTCGACACGATCTCCTTGAAACGCCTGTACATCCTGTTCGTGATGGAGGTGGCGACCAGGCGCGTGCGCATCCTGGGGGTGACCGCGAATCCGACCGGAGCGTGGGCGGTTCAGCAGGCCCGTAACCTGCTCATGGATCTGGGGGAGCGGGCCGACTTGTTCCGCTTCCTCCTTCGGGACCGGGATGCCAACCGATCACGATGAGCGGACCGCCGTTCCGCTGGAGGGGCGGATCAAGCGTCGTAAGGTACTCGGCGGGCTGATCAACGAGTATCACCGAGCCGCGTAGCCGCTCCGGAGGACTCCCAGCTCAAGCCGCATGTGATGGGTTTTGAAGCGGTACAGGGTTGAGCACGATCATCGCCTTGCCTCGATCCGCGCCGCCGATCACGCGGCTCGTGCCTGATTGCCGCGAGCCGCGTGAAAGCGCGACACAAAATCCGAGAATCCAGTTCCCAAAGACCGCTCGCTTGATCTTTAACCTGGGTGGCCTGGGAGGCGATGCAGGTTAAAGATCAAGCGAGGAGCTACCCTGGGCCACCGGGTGCGCGGCTCGGCTTCGCTGCCATGCGAATTCGGCCACTTGGAGGCCGACGAGATCCAGTTTGCGCGCCACGTCAGTGTCCGTGACCTCGCCGTCTGCGGCGAACACCCGATCGCCTGAGTTGATCGCGACGCCGAGCGGGGTGAGCCACCCACGCAAGGCGTGCACGATGGATCTGAGCGCCACTAGCGTGGTCGTCGTGCCCTGCCAGCCGTTCGCGCAGACGATGCAGCCGACAGCACGTCCGTCGAAGTAGGGTCGCTCGTCGTTGCGGAGGTCTTCGACGTAATCGAGGGCGTTCTTCACCATCCCAGAAACGCCTCCGTGATATCCCGGCGAGCCGATGATGATCCCATCGGCCCGACGGAGTGCGTCGACGAGGGCCAGCGCGGCGGCTGTCCGCTCCTGGCGCTCTGGCGCGTAGAGCGGCAACTCAAGATCGCGTGCGGCGAAGAGCGCAGTTCGCGCCCCGTACGCGGCTGCCTGTGCCAGCGCCCGGCGCACCGCCCACTCCGTTGACGATCCCGGACGGGTGGTGCCTCCGAGGCCGACCACAAACGGGCGGCCGTCGCTGCCCATGTCACAGCTCCTTGAGCGTAGGGAGGACTTCCTTGGCGATGAGCCGCATACTGCGCTCGGCGTCGTCGAGTGGCATCCCGCCGTAGGACACGTGCAGGATGATTTCGTCGCAGTTGGTACGGCCGACCATGTCACGGACCTTCGCCACGCACTGGTCCGGTGTTCCCCAGATATGATCGCTCACCAGATAGTTGGCCTCCTCCGTGGTCTGGGACCCCCGCACGCGGGCGGCTCGCTCGGCGTAATGGGAGTAGCTCGCCAGCTTGTCGAAATGGGTGCCGAAGAACTCGTAGTGCCGGTACGCCGAGTCCACGTACCGCCGCATGTAGCGGTCGGCGACTTCGCTGGCCCGCTGCTGGTTCTCGTCGCAATACGCCCAGAGCACAAGCGTCGGCCGGGTGGGCGCGAAACCGTTCTCTGCTCGGATCTTGGCGTACTCGGTGAGCTCCGTCGCATACTCGTCTACCGGCTTGTTCGGGATGACGAGAGCCTTGAGCCCGTTCGCGGCCGCGACCGCCACGGACTGCGGACTCCCCCAGGCACAACACATGTTGTCGACGATGCGCTGCCCGTTCTGCGGGTGTGGGCGAAGCTCGGTCTCCGGGATCTTGAAGATCTGGCCATCGTAGGAGAACCGATCCTTCGTCAGCGCGAGCCGTACGATGTCGAGTGCCTCTTGGAAGCGCGGCCGCGATTCCTCCATGTCGACCCCGTACGCCTGGTACTCCCGACGGCCGATCCCGCGCCCGACGCCGAGCCGCAACGAGCGCTCCTCCCCCATCACCTCCTGCAGGAACGCGATCTGCTCGGCCAGCCGGACCGGCTGGTGCCAGGGCAACACGGTGACCATGGTGCCGAGGTCGATGCGGGAGGTACGGCCGGCCATGTAGGTGAGGAATTGCAGCGGATTGGGCGCCATCTGGTAGGGCGTGACGTGGTGCTCGACCGACCAAAGAGCGTCGTAGCCGAGTTCCTCGGTGAGTTCGGCGATCCGCAGATCGTCCTGCAGGATCTTCGAGTCGGGGATCTCCGGCAGGCCGGGGACGTTCTCACCGCGCTCACGTGCCTCGAAACGGTCCCAGTCGCCGGAGTTGGAGAAGTGCATCCCGATGCCGACACGCATTCGACTACCTCTTTCCTGTCATCCGATCGCCGCGTACACGGCACGAGTGAGGCCAACCGTCCGGGGATCGCCCTCCCCTGCAGGGTTCATCCGCATCTTGTTGGCGACGTAAGCGAAGGCGATCCCGGCCTCGGGGTCCGCCCACGCTGTGGATCCGCCCGCTCCGGGATGGCCGAACGACCGCGGCCCGACGCCAGGGCCGAGCCCTGCCCCAAGGTGCAGCCCGGTCCCGACTCGGGTGGGCACCCCGATGACGAGGTCCGTCTCCTCCGCCTCAAGGGCTGCCGCTCGTTCCACCGTCTCGGGACGCAGCAGGCGCATGCCGTCGACGTCGCCGATCGTGGCGGCGTAGACACGTGCCAACGACCGTGCATCACCTATCCCGTTCGATGAGGGCATCTCAGCGGCGTGCAGATCCCGCCGGTTCCACATGTCGTTGTAGGCGAACAGCCCGGATGGGCCCGACATCACGCGAACCATGAGGGATTCCCCTGTGAAGAAGTCCCTCCCCGGCATCTGGTCGGGCAGCACGACGGCGACCCGTTCCTCCTCTTCTTCGGGGAGGCCGATCCAGAAGTCGAGCCCGAGAGGGGCGGCGATCTCACGTGCGAAGAAGCCGCCGAATCGTTGGCCGGTGATCCGGCGCACGACCTCTCCGAGGATCCAGCCGAAGGTGCGGGCGTGATATCCGACGGCCGTGCCCGGCTCCCATTGGGGTGCCTGCGCGGCGATCGCCTCGATCACGGGGTCCCAGGCGAACACCTCGTGCAAGGTGAGGTCGGCGTCCACGGCCGCGATCCCGGCCCGGTGCGACATCACCCAGCGCACCGGGATGTGTTCCTTGCCGGCGGCACCGAACTCCGGCCAATACTTGGCTACCGGCGTGTCCAGATCGAGCACGCCTCGCTCAGCAAGGAGATGTACGGCGAGCGCGGTCGGCCCCTTGGTGGCCGAGAACATCAGTGCCAGCGTGTTCTCCTGCCATGTCCGTCCTGAGACGGGATCGGCGATTCCGCCCCAGGCGTCGACGACCGGACGGCCGTCCCGGTAGAGGCAGAACGCGGCCCCGACTTCGCCGTGTTCGGTGAAGTTCGTGAGGAACGCATCAGCGACGGCGCCGTACCCGGGCTCGGCTCTCACGACAGGCTCTGTTGCCATCAACCGCTCCGGAACCGCGCGTGGCGAGGCAGGCCAAGGATCCGCTCGGCGATGATGTTGCGATGGATCTCCGTCGTCCCCGCGTAGATCGCGGTGCCCTGGGCGAAGCGGTGCGCCCACTCGATGATCCCATCCTCCAGAGCGCCGTCCTCACCACGGGTGATGAGGGCCTCCGGCCCGACGAGGTCGATCATGTCGGCCGAGTCCCGGATGAGCAGCTCGGACGCCAGTACCCGTCCCATGGGAGAAGGAGTGTTGCGGGCGGCTTCGATGTCGAGCGCCACCTGGGCGAGCCGGACCCGTACAACCGGATCATCGATTACCTGGTTGGAGGCGGCCCAGCGAAGGGTGTGCTCCAGCAGCCGCTCAAGCGTCTCGTAGTAGGTGACGCCCGCGGGATTGATCTCGGCCAGCCCGTGATCGTCATCACGACCGATTCCGTGCTCGGCGCTCAACGGGCCGGACAGCACCGACCAGCCCCCGTTGACCGGGCCGATCCGGTAGTGGTCGGAAACCCGGACGTCGCCGTAGTAGACGACATTGGTCCGCTCTCCGCCGAGCGTGTGGATCGGGCGGACCTCGACGCCCGGCGAGTCCAACGGCACCAGGAACACCGTCAGGCCGTGGTGCTTGGGGGCGTCGGGATCGGTACGCGCCACGAGAAAGCTGTACTGGCAGTTCTGTGCTCCGGTGGTGAACATCTTGGAGCCGCTGATGATCCAGCGGACACCGTCGCGGGTCGCCTTGGTCCTTACGCCCGCGAGGTCGGATCCGGC is a genomic window of Streptosporangium album containing:
- a CDS encoding sensor histidine kinase codes for the protein MMNFPFPPALKLLRWAIHGTFAVLLVIAVAGVAHEGRTALVTWGVLLGVLYAAGIVIEGRLPHFGGPTHLLLGRIWLVAVTLGWAALALSSPRFVWLAFPLFFAYLHLLPLLVALPGVIVLTAAAVAAASWHAGGLTAPQVIGPTIGAVVATLMGLVYKALYSESEQRRLLIEDLVATRGKLVRVESESARLAERERLAREIHDTLAQGMSSIILLLRAARRDLADRPDEAGWRITEAERAAQENLEEARNFVRALAPPALQHSSLTAALRRISDSAAAGTATRVRFEVSGTPVPLSADYDLALLRIAQGALGNVSRHSEAEHASVTLTYLEDMIVLDVYDDGRGFDPARTPARTAGTGYGLRAMRDRVAALGGSLTVESTPGEGTAIAAMLPLPVVEGAGR
- a CDS encoding FtsX-like permease family protein, with product MFVAIRDLRFAKGRFALMGAVVLLITLLVTMLSGLTAGLAQDNISAIGQLPADRIVFSAGKGTNGDLAKPSFSDSRITDKTWQEWQKVDGVPSAERLGITMGRLTSGTDDESSTAAAVFGVQPGGELAKGSGGVVDTGKVVLSSGLAKKSGLTTGAKVQIFGRDFTVAGSGGAASYSHTPVAWISIGDWEWMGRQGGADTVATVLALRTAADPDFSAADERLRTTTVAIADAPAAIGSFSSENGSLQLMRAFLFAISALVIGAFFTVWTIQRRGDVAVLKALGASTAYLLRDALAQAVIVLLLGAGIGGAIGAGVGALAEGTVPFVLSAATTIVPVTVMILLGALGAALAIRKITSVDPLTALGASR
- a CDS encoding ABC transporter ATP-binding protein, which codes for MTLKLTDIVLTYPDGDRTLTALDHVELAVAPGEFTAVVGPSGSGKSSLLAIAATLITPASGTVSVAGHDVTNASQVARTRIRRDHIGIVFQQSNLLASLTTLDQLLVMADLSGRSTREAAVRARELLLAMDLASKEDKRPHQLSGGERQRVNIARALMNRPEVLLIDEPTSALDHRRGEQIVSLLADLTREHGLATVMVTHDLATLAMVDSVLTMADGKLTAGAVTSVG
- a CDS encoding IS701 family transposase; translation: MDWATWEYTEVMRRVAARAVSVINPAAWLIDDHPFVRYGHCTAGAIVQHCGEREQHLCQVAVSVHAVSETGSTPLHWRLFIPQVWADDPERRTKAGIPPPLTHRTKQQIALELLDEIAEWGLRPPVVVADSDYGTNVAFRNGLTERGIRWLVAVNGDTTVLPVTGAPITAWAKRRPAIGVGEPARASQGRARRFVYRPKTADHSARCGWFTAIPVHIAGIIERGHIATTEQRLLPERTLLVQWRRRHDTEPFRAWITDLPADTPLSVVDGRSHPRPDAAPVQGRAVLHRRGGASGPSSL
- a CDS encoding aromatic-ring-hydroxylating dioxygenase subunit beta; its protein translation is MLLQYKVERFYTAEAALLDHHRYEEWLGLFTDDTHYFMPIRRTVPRRELHKEFTKPGEMAFFDDDKDMLTGRVLKLRTGTAWAEDPPSRTRHLITNVRIVEDDAAGLTVESNFLLYQTRLKMRRHLDDVGEVEAAGGEQGAEVAQHLLCLLGDGVADDLAGGGIMRPRAGKLRDRRTSWACRRMPVPLSTGQRLPPRLLRQGLDVAGSGERAGFQGVSSGGPTTASERATE